From the Mangifera indica cultivar Alphonso chromosome 10, CATAS_Mindica_2.1, whole genome shotgun sequence genome, one window contains:
- the LOC123227941 gene encoding probable E3 ubiquitin-protein ligase ARI10, with product MEDQEIVGEESCVNTVREVRLEDDEEEFRSCCEDDEVWKENEEEAKDDLDKFSVKMFFKGMSIAEAGESGSGLSGIGVVMERSINLPVIQVQKRLDFYVEESVADYLALMDGLAEALQNEIRSVLAFTDSELLYQQITNEERLDIPLLTALRQRTIEHASNLETFVLKLVPSVDLERPFRLAQIAIGVVSSPAKGDKSVENCPICCEEKPSPMMITMKCSHKFCSHCMRTYVDGKVQLSQVPIRCPQLKCKYCISTAECKSFLPLISYESLETALAEANVLHSDRIYCPFPNCSVLLDPQECLSARASSSSQSDNSCVECPVCQRFICVDCGVPWHSSMNCEEYQSLPLEERDASDITLHRLAQNNRWRRCQQCRRMIELTQGCYHMTCWCGHEFCYSCGAEYSDGQQTCQCAFWDEDNSYDLVSQSAQESDQWAWETFNSLPMIMDAYSDQERSQLALIQRFLAGGFSLSDHHPYQSPPRCTDSYVDAIKDLHQLPWLERFVSVISDNYYEDYMQ from the exons ATGGAGGATCAAGAGATAGTTGGTGAGGAATCTTGTGTGAATACAGTGAGGGAAGTGAGATTAGAAGACGATGAAGAGGAATTCAGAAGCTGTTGCGAGGATGATGAGGTGTGGAAGGAGAATGAAGAAGAAGCAAAGGATGATCTTGATAAATTTTCGGTGAAGATGTTCTTCAAAGGCATGTCAATAGCTGAGGCTGGAGAGTCTGGTTCTGGCTTATCTGGAATCGGTGTTGTGATGGAGAGATCGATTAATCTTCCTGTTATTCAGGTGCAGAAAAGGCTTGATTTCTATGTGGAAGAATCTGTGGCTGATTATTTAGCTCTAATGGATGGTCTGGCCGAGGCTCTGCAGAATGAAATCCGCAGTGTGCTTGCTTTTACCGATTCTGAGTTATTGTACCAGCAG ATTACAAATGAGGAGAGACTTGATATCCCGCTTCTTACGGCACTGAGGCAAAGGACCATAGAACATGCAAGCAATCTGGAAACTTTTGTTTTAAAACTTGTTCCGAGTGTTGATCTTGAGAGGCCGTTCCGACTAGCCCAAATAGCAATTGGGGTTGTCTCTTCTCCTGCCAAAGGAGATAAATCAGTTGAAAACTGTCCTATATGCTGTGAGGAAAAGCCATCTCCAATGATGATTACGATGAAATGTTCCCACAAGTTCTGTTCACATTGTATGAGGACCTATGTTGATGGGAAAGTGCAGTTGTCTCAGGTCCCAATAAGATGCCCGCAGTTGAAATGCAAATATTGCATCTCTACTGCAGAGTGCAAATCATTTCTTCCACTTATTTCATATGAGTCACTGGAGACAGCTCTTGCAGAAGCAAATGTTCTCCACTCAGATAGAATCTACTGCCCGTTTCCAAATTGTTCAGTCCTGCTTGATCCTCAGGAATGTTTGTCAGCTAGGGCAAGTTCATCAAGTCAGTCTGATAATAGCTGTGTTGAGTGCCCAGTTTGTCAAAGATTCATTTGTGTGGATTGCGGGGTTCCCTGGCATTCTTCAATGAACTGTGAAGAGTACCAGAGTCTTCCCTTGGAGGAGAGAGATGCATCAGACATTACCTTGCATCGTTTAGCACAAAATAACAGATGGAGGCGTTGTCAGCAGTGTCGTAGGATGATTGAGCTCACACAAGGTTGCTATCACATGACCTGCTG GTGCGGACATGAATTTTGTTATTCTTGTGGTGCCGAATATAGCGACGGCCAGCAGACCTGCCAATGCGCTTTCTGGGACGAAGACAATTCGTATGACTTAGTCTCCCAATCTGCCCAGGAATCAGATCAATGGGCTTGGGAAACTTTCAATTCTCTCCCCATGATCATGGATGCGTACTCTGACCAAGAGAGATCTCAGCTGGCCCTCATCCAAAGGTTCCTTGCTGGGGGCTTCAGCCTGAGTGATCATCACCCATACCAATCACCGCCACGCTGTACAGATTCTTATGTAGATGCCATAAAGGATCTTCATCAACTGCCTTGGCTTGAAAGGTTCGTATCTGTCATAAGCGACAATTACTATGAAGATTACATGCAGTGA
- the LOC123226922 gene encoding protein argonaute 2-like codes for MQNVSGSRPALLPSVPMKRPDNGGTLAIQTVRLSVNHFAMRFNPESIIRHYDVDVKPEEPPKHGRPVKIPKSNMAMIRDKLFEDDPARFPLALTAYDGEKNIFSAVQLPTGRFTVRFSEVEDMKFRSYAVTIKLVNELKLHKLKDYLTGTFLSNPRDILQGIDVVMKENPTRHMISVGRSFHPFEPYPGDDLGGGITASQGFQHGLRATSQGLALCLDYSVLAFRKKLSVIDFLREHVEHFDPNGYRDWRKVENKLRDVKVYVIHRRTKQKYTIAGLTRETTRQLSFYAEDPEGRAPPRLVKLLDYFREKYGKDIMYPDIPCLDLGKNNRKNYLPMEFCVLVEGQIYPKENLRKYAAQRLKDKSLPRPWERRDVISEMIRSRDGPCGGQIAQNFGLEVNTNMTSVDGRVIGPPELKVGAAGGKVIKIQVEKEKCQWNLVGRAVLEGKRIERWAVIDFSSSDRYNKLDHGVFISDIIDRFVSLGILMNEPAIYHPTSMNQFSNVDGLRHLLQGVISRASKICKGPLQILICVMPGKDPGYKYLKWISETGLGVVTQCCLSSNAKRTNRGYDQCLANLALKINAKLGGSNVELMDRLPYFEGDDHVMFVGADVNHPAARNTTSPSIAAVVATVNWPAANRYVARIRPQYHRTEKILNFGDMCVELVQSYTHLNEVKPQKIVVFRDGVSDGQFDMVLNEELTQFKEACQRINYFPTITLIVAQKRHQTRLFPESKRDGGITGNVPPGTVVDSKIVHPFEFDFYLCSHYGSLGTSKPTHYHVLKDEHGFTSDQLQKLIYNLCFTFARCTKPVSLVPPVYYADLVAYRGRLYHDAMVAGQSPASVSSPSSSLTSSSLSSVASVDERFYRLHTDLENIMYFV; via the exons ATGCAAAACGTTTCGGGATCGAGGCCTGCATTGTTGCCTAGTGTTCCTATGAAACGCCCTGACAATGGTGGTACACTTGCCATTCAGACTGTGAGGCTATCTGTCAATCATTTTGCAATGAGGTTTAATCCTGAGAGTATCATAAGGCACTATGATGTTGATGTCAAACCAGAGGAGCCCCCCAAGCATGGTCGCCCTGTGAAAATACCAAAGTCTAATATGGCTATGATCAGGGACAAGTTGTTTGAAGATGATCCTGCTCGATTCCCTTTGGCATTGACTGCCTATGATGGTGAGAAGAATATTTTCAGTGCAGTGCAACTTCCAACTGGAAGATTTACTGTGAGATTCTCTGAAGTGGAAGATATGAAGTTTCGTTCATATGCAGTCACCATAAAGCTTGTAAATGAGCTAAAGCTTCACAAGTTGAAGGATTACTTGACAGGGACATTCTTGTCTAACCCCCGTGATATTTTGCAAGGGATAGATGTAGTAATGAAAGAGAATCCGACTCGGCATATGATTTCTGTTGGCCGAAGTTTTCACCCTTTTGAACCTTATCCAGGAGATGACCTTGGAGGTGGAATCACAGCATCTCAAGGATTTCAACATGGCCTGAGGGCTACCTCCCAGGGTCTTGCATTGTGTTTGGACTACTCTGTTTTAGCATTTCGTAAGAAATTGTCAGTTATAGACTTCTTGAGGGAGCATGTTGAGCATTTTGATCCAAATGGTTACAGAGACTGGAGAAAAGTTGAAAACAAACTCAGAGACGTAAAAGTTTATGTGATTCACCGTCGTACCAAGCAAAAGTACACCATTGCTGGGTTAACTAGGGAGACTACACGACAACTATCATTTTATGCTGAAGATCCGGAGGGCAGGGCCCCACCAAGACTAGTCAAACTTCTTGATTATTTTAGGGAAAAATATGGCAAGGATATTATGTACCCAGATATTCCTTGCTTAGATTTGGGAAAAAATAATCGAAAAAACTATTTACCAATGGAGTTTTGTGTCTTAGTTGAAGGGCAGATATATCCAAAAGAGAATCTGCGTAAATATGCTGCTCAACGGTTGAAGGATAAATCACTGCCTCGACCATGGGAGAGACGGGACGTGATATCTGAAATGATAAGATCAAGGGATGGGCCTTGCGG TGGGCAGATTGCTCAGAATTTTGGGCTTGAAGTGAATACAAACATGACAAGTGTTGATGGACGTGTGATTGGGCCACCTGAGTTGAAGGTAGGTGCTGCTGGGGGAAAAGTGATTAAGATACAAGTTGAGAAGGAGAAATGCCAATGGAACCTGGTTGGCAGAGCTGTATTAGAAGGAAAAAGAATAGAGAGGTGGGCTGTAATTGACTTTAGCTCTTCTGATCGATATAATAAACTGGATCACGGTGTATTTATTAGTGACATTATCGATCGGTTTGTGAGTTTAGGGATTCTCATGAACGAACCTGCCATATATCACCCCACTTCAATGAATCAATTCTCCAATGTCGATGGGCTCCGCCACCTTCTTCAAGGTGTTATTTCCCGGGCTTCTAAGATTTGTAAGGGCCCTTTACAGATTCTTATTTGTGTGATGCCTGGGAAGGATCCTGGTTACAAATATCTCAAGTGGATCTCGGAGACTGGACTTGGTGTGGTGACACAGTGTTGTTTGTCAAGTAATGCTAAAAGGACTAACCGAGGCTATGACCAGTGTCTTGCCAATCTTGCTCTTAAGATCAATGCCAAGCTCGGAGGCAGCAATGTAGAACTCATGGACCGGCTCCCCTATTTCGAGGGCGATGATCATGTAATGTTTGTGGGGGCTGACGTTAATCATCCTGCTGCTCGAAACACAACAAGTCCATCAATAGCAGCTGTTGTGGCCACTGTGAATTGGCCTGCAGCTAATCGATATGTGGCAAGGATTCGGCCTCAATACCATAGGACAGAAAAGATTCTGAATTTTGGGGACATGTGCGTGGAACTTGTTCAATCTTATACTCACCTGAATGAAGTCAAGCCACAGAAGATTGTGGTGTTTCGTGATGGGGTCAGTGATGGCCAGTTCGATATGGTTCTCAATGAAGAGTTAACACAGTTCAAGGAGGCATGCCAAAGAATCAATTACTTCCCGACCATCACACTGATTGTAGCCCAGAAGCGACACCAGACTCGACTCTTTCCGGAGAGTAAGCGGGATGGAGGTATCACTGGCAATGTACCACCAGGAACTGTTGTGGACTCAAAAATTGTGCACCCATTCGAGTTTGATTTCTATCTGTGTAGCCACTATGGAAGCCTTGGAACAAGCAAGCCCACACACTACCATGTCTTAAAGGATGAGCATGGATTTACTTCTGATCAATTGCAGAAGCTTATATATAACCTGTGCTTCACCTTTGCTCGGTGCACTAAGCCCGTGTCATTGGTCCCACCAGTGTATTATGCTGACTTAGTTGCCTATAGAGGACGGTTGTACCATGACGCAATGGTAGCGGGGCAATCTCCAGCTTCAGTTTCATCGCCATCTTCATCACTAACTTCATCTTCATTATCATCTGTGGCCTCGGTTGATGAGAGGTTCTACAGGTTACACACTGACCTTGAAAACattatgtattttgtttga